The following proteins are co-located in the Spirochaetaceae bacterium genome:
- a CDS encoding DegT/DnrJ/EryC1/StrS family aminotransferase, with product MSAVDPNGATWDGRQVGSIGDIGCFSMQSGKAVSGIEAGVATTDDPAKERGRTVGSHAAIEWVGA from the coding sequence GTGTCCGCGGTCGATCCGAACGGCGCGACCTGGGACGGCAGGCAGGTGGGCTCGATAGGCGATATCGGGTGCTTCAGCATGCAGTCGGGCAAGGCGGTCTCGGGCATTGAGGCCGGCGTCGCGACGACCGACGACCCCGCCAAGGAACGCGGGCGGACCGTCGGATCGCATGCGGCAATCGAGTGGGTTGGGGCGTGA
- a CDS encoding HNH endonuclease, whose translation MSEPPSPAPWSTVAALPDYLLLAQTVQLARHEQALQILVLDHLREIEARRLHLTRGYGSLFDYVVHELGYTAAAAWRRIKAMRLCSQTNGARELLQDGSLNLSNAAQLQNLFERSDRSRGRPPGGDGAGDGVGGEPRGDGASGKPGPAAAPRAGERDLAPPEAGPEPAAAPVLDAAAREELVRQAAGKSTREVQQMLAEVDPELARPSDRLRALGGGRWELKAAVDAECRHGLEKLQMLLSHTDPHLTLGGLVARLVRDGLHRYDPARPPRVRRTGGRGSDDGAGSASTPALPVSGELNGPPANRQAEAQLGRASRAVAQHGDGGAVSAAKQRAENACGGAKSAAANDLSGPSAPKRPAEAAHGETNSAAVRDSVCRSDSAPKESAPVGSRDGHTTSPAKRPSVTGHGNASRAAAPNSGAHTTSPTKRQSEAQPGTKSHAAARHGGGPAVSAAKRDTEAERGGPKSAPARDTLRRSDSPAKGVIQDEGVHIGEAACRGAGAAWAPGRGRETEHGCGQPRAMHGISGEGASPAKRHGKADGDGRDVGVHGVLERATGAHGPRADANRCNASWAPVPGDRRFPTLAAQRLAYAAGLGAVGPAERSPAVQRHLAALHSLGAAPGSRSRYIPAAVKREVWRRDQGSCSYVDPHSGRRCGSRYRLEIDHIVPFALGGGAEPANLRLHCEAHHRLRHAERHGHPARMAD comes from the coding sequence ATGAGTGAGCCGCCTTCTCCCGCCCCCTGGTCCACTGTCGCCGCGCTTCCCGATTACCTCCTCCTGGCGCAGACCGTGCAGCTCGCCCGCCACGAGCAGGCGCTGCAGATCCTGGTGCTCGACCACCTGCGCGAGATCGAGGCGCGCCGCCTCCACCTGACCCGCGGGTACGGCAGTTTGTTCGACTACGTCGTGCACGAGTTGGGCTACACCGCGGCCGCCGCCTGGCGGAGGATCAAGGCGATGCGGCTGTGCAGCCAGACCAACGGGGCGCGCGAACTGCTGCAGGACGGCTCGCTGAACCTGAGCAACGCGGCGCAACTGCAGAACCTGTTCGAGCGCAGCGACCGCAGCCGGGGCCGTCCGCCGGGCGGTGACGGAGCGGGTGATGGCGTGGGCGGGGAGCCGCGGGGTGACGGCGCATCGGGGAAACCGGGACCGGCGGCTGCGCCGCGCGCCGGCGAGCGCGACTTGGCGCCACCCGAAGCCGGGCCGGAACCGGCAGCGGCGCCGGTGCTGGACGCGGCGGCGCGGGAGGAGCTGGTGCGGCAGGCGGCGGGCAAGAGCACGCGCGAAGTGCAGCAGATGCTGGCCGAGGTGGACCCGGAGCTGGCGCGGCCGAGCGACCGGTTGCGCGCGCTCGGAGGTGGGCGCTGGGAGCTGAAGGCGGCGGTCGACGCGGAGTGCCGGCACGGGCTGGAGAAGCTGCAGATGCTGCTGTCGCACACGGATCCGCACCTGACGCTGGGCGGGCTGGTGGCGCGGCTGGTGCGCGACGGCCTGCACCGCTACGACCCGGCACGGCCACCGCGCGTCCGGCGTACGGGCGGTCGCGGCTCGGACGACGGCGCGGGATCCGCGAGCACGCCGGCACTACCGGTCAGCGGTGAGCTCAACGGTCCGCCGGCGAATCGCCAAGCCGAGGCCCAACTCGGTCGGGCGTCGCGTGCGGTGGCGCAGCACGGCGACGGTGGGGCGGTGTCGGCGGCGAAACAGCGTGCGGAGAACGCGTGCGGCGGCGCGAAGTCGGCGGCTGCGAATGACCTGTCCGGTCCCTCGGCCCCGAAGCGGCCGGCGGAAGCCGCGCATGGCGAAACGAACTCCGCGGCGGTGCGGGATAGTGTCTGCCGCTCCGATTCGGCGCCGAAGGAGTCCGCGCCGGTGGGGAGCAGAGACGGACACACCACTTCGCCGGCGAAGCGCCCCTCGGTCACCGGGCACGGCAACGCGTCACGGGCGGCGGCACCGAACAGCGGTGCGCACACCACTTCGCCGACGAAGCGTCAATCCGAAGCCCAACCCGGGACCAAGTCGCATGCGGCAGCGCGGCACGGCGGCGGTCCGGCGGTTTCGGCGGCGAAGCGGGACACCGAGGCGGAGCGCGGCGGCCCGAAGTCCGCGCCGGCACGGGACACGCTCCGGCGCTCCGACTCGCCGGCGAAGGGAGTCATTCAGGACGAGGGCGTGCATATTGGGGAAGCGGCATGCCGTGGTGCCGGCGCGGCTTGGGCGCCGGGTCGCGGTCGGGAGACGGAGCACGGATGCGGGCAGCCGAGGGCGATGCACGGCATCAGCGGCGAGGGTGCTTCGCCGGCGAAGCGGCACGGGAAAGCCGACGGCGATGGCCGCGATGTGGGTGTGCACGGTGTCCTGGAGCGTGCAACGGGCGCGCACGGACCGCGGGCCGACGCCAACCGGTGCAACGCATCGTGGGCACCGGTGCCGGGTGACCGCCGGTTCCCGACCTTGGCGGCGCAGCGGCTGGCGTACGCCGCCGGGCTTGGCGCGGTGGGGCCGGCGGAGCGTTCGCCGGCAGTGCAGCGGCACCTCGCCGCGTTGCATTCCCTCGGTGCGGCGCCGGGCTCCCGGTCGCGGTACATCCCGGCGGCGGTGAAGCGGGAGGTGTGGCGGCGCGACCAGGGTAGTTGCAGCTATGTCGACCCGCACAGCGGGCGGCGGTGCGGCTCCCGCTATCGGCTGGAGATCGACCACATCGTGCCGTTCGCGCTCGGCGGCGGTGCGGAGCCGGCAAATCTCAGGCTCCATTGTGAAGCGCACCACAGGTTGCGCCACGCTGAGCGCCACGGCCACCCCGCGCGGATGGCCGACTGA
- the rlmN gene encoding 23S rRNA (adenine(2503)-C(2))-methyltransferase RlmN, which produces MELEQSGRRAYTSRQTAKGAAGSAVHHPDASASERRAATSRSHALPGSSAATAPAAATATGLPRSAPGPTDGRPGNDATQWHPPRTARLPRAAAGGQAPSSAPARDTEPPPALGPPARAADYTTPDHAAAPAGGRRAATDLDTAEWAAYLAAAGEPAYRARQIRHHLFRRHTVTFAAMAQLPAALRERLERDLTPYGLAERSRTRSRDGLTTKLLLQAADGHTVEAVSIREPLPPDPRRVRRARHTVCISSQVGCAMGCIFCASGIGGVARNLTAGEMLDQVAIVQREFGPLTNLVFMGMGEPLANYPALRRALAVLCDRDGFGFSARRITVSTVGLVSGIERLARDGLPVGLAVSLHAADDHLRRRLVPTAGRWPVAEIVAAAAACARATGRTVTFEYVLLAGINDAVADAERLAALLHRHAPAPAKVNAIPYNPVPEFAHLRRPAAARVHAFVQALRRRAVPVTVRKEKGQEVAAACGQLRRQLGSTRTTARVRRTLCQGAHPPDRRTGTLSRPHPTSGTRSNDH; this is translated from the coding sequence GTGGAACTCGAGCAGTCCGGCCGGCGCGCGTACACCAGCCGTCAGACCGCGAAGGGGGCCGCCGGCTCCGCGGTCCACCACCCGGACGCTTCCGCCTCGGAGCGCCGTGCCGCCACTAGCCGGTCGCACGCCCTGCCCGGATCGAGTGCCGCTACAGCACCCGCCGCCGCGACCGCGACCGGGCTCCCGCGGTCCGCTCCCGGGCCCACCGATGGCCGCCCTGGTAACGACGCGACGCAGTGGCACCCTCCACGTACCGCTCGACTCCCGCGCGCGGCCGCCGGCGGTCAGGCTCCCTCCTCAGCCCCCGCCCGCGATACCGAGCCGCCTCCCGCGCTCGGCCCGCCGGCGCGTGCGGCCGACTATACCACGCCGGACCACGCGGCAGCGCCGGCGGGCGGACGGCGCGCCGCCACCGACCTGGATACAGCCGAGTGGGCGGCCTACCTGGCCGCGGCCGGCGAGCCCGCCTACCGGGCGCGGCAGATCCGCCACCACCTGTTCCGCCGCCACACCGTCACCTTCGCCGCCATGGCCCAGCTCCCGGCGGCGCTGCGCGAGCGCCTTGAGCGCGACCTCACCCCCTACGGTCTGGCCGAGCGCAGCCGGACCCGCTCCCGCGACGGCCTGACCACCAAGCTCCTGCTGCAGGCCGCCGACGGCCACACCGTCGAGGCGGTCTCGATTCGGGAACCGCTGCCGCCCGACCCGCGCCGCGTGCGCCGCGCCCGCCACACCGTGTGCATCAGCAGCCAGGTGGGCTGCGCCATGGGCTGCATCTTCTGCGCCTCCGGCATCGGCGGCGTGGCGCGCAACCTCACCGCCGGCGAGATGCTCGACCAGGTGGCCATCGTACAGCGCGAATTCGGGCCGCTGACCAACTTGGTGTTCATGGGCATGGGCGAGCCGCTGGCCAACTACCCGGCCCTGCGCCGCGCCCTCGCCGTGCTGTGCGACCGCGACGGCTTCGGCTTCAGCGCGCGCCGCATCACGGTCAGCACCGTCGGGCTGGTGTCCGGCATCGAGCGGCTCGCGCGCGACGGCCTGCCGGTCGGCCTCGCGGTCAGCCTGCACGCCGCCGATGACCACCTGCGCCGTCGCCTGGTGCCCACCGCGGGCCGCTGGCCGGTGGCCGAGATCGTCGCCGCCGCGGCCGCCTGCGCGCGCGCCACCGGGCGCACCGTCACCTTCGAATACGTGCTCCTGGCGGGGATCAACGACGCCGTGGCCGACGCCGAGCGCCTCGCCGCCCTCCTGCACCGCCACGCGCCCGCCCCGGCCAAGGTGAACGCAATCCCCTACAACCCGGTACCCGAGTTCGCCCACCTGCGCCGCCCCGCCGCCGCCCGCGTGCACGCCTTCGTACAGGCGCTGCGCCGCCGCGCCGTCCCGGTCACCGTCCGCAAGGAAAAAGGCCAGGAGGTAGCAGCCGCCTGCGGCCAGCTCCGCCGCCAGCTCGGAAGCACACGCACCACCGCTCGCGTACGGAGGACACTATGCCAAGGCGCTCATCCACCGGATCGCAGAACAGGAACTCTCAGCAGGCCGCACCCAACCTCAGGAACGCGGTCGAACGATCACTGA
- a CDS encoding CTP synthase: MTHSPDKIPDRLRALSSRSDPGEEYSILPPGYRPGQTKFIIVTGSVISGLGKGVFSAGLAALLEERGHRTNLIKMDGYFNEDAGTLSPFRHGEVFVLDDGTECDMDIGTYERFVDKSFSQHNIFTNGRLTRRLNELERSGQFSGSDVQFYPHVTGEVIRFVRESSLANEADITLVEIGGTVGDEEVRPYISAMSELAYQEGEHNVFFINLAWIIEAPHLNEQKSKAAQHGTQMLMQMGIKPHMLVCRCENPVERAVLRKLAQRLRLPERHVIDLHSQRSVYQVPDHLAAQDVDRLTLDYFGLTPRQRQVRFNFSAYLERLGSAGERVVVGLAGKYMGPRDTYASIHSALEHAGCACGVEVEVVDIPTDAIEHAGGRAERVASAAAHLAAMDGIIVPGGFGARGWEGKVACITHARTSGLPMLGICYGFQAAMVEYARSCCDMADANTTENDANSADPVVCLLPEQYEIEGIGGSMRLGRHEVALLAGSRVAALYRGQKAHERFRHRYEFNPLYKDAFEAGGMVFSGWAPGQPIIQVAELPEHPFFIGVQFHPEFTSRPARPNPLFHSFVAACAAQRRTRAGGADTAHRAAQEP, translated from the coding sequence GTGACGCACAGCCCCGACAAGATCCCCGACCGCCTGCGCGCGCTCAGCAGCCGCTCCGACCCGGGCGAGGAGTACTCCATCCTGCCGCCGGGGTACCGGCCCGGGCAGACCAAGTTCATCATCGTCACCGGCAGCGTGATCAGCGGCCTCGGCAAGGGCGTGTTCTCGGCCGGCCTGGCGGCGCTGCTGGAGGAGCGCGGCCATCGCACCAACCTGATCAAGATGGACGGCTACTTCAACGAGGACGCCGGCACCCTGAGCCCGTTCCGCCACGGCGAGGTGTTCGTGCTCGACGACGGCACCGAGTGCGACATGGACATCGGCACCTACGAACGGTTCGTCGACAAGAGCTTCTCGCAGCACAACATCTTCACCAACGGGCGGCTGACCCGGCGGCTGAACGAGCTGGAGCGCAGCGGCCAGTTCTCCGGCTCCGACGTGCAGTTCTATCCGCACGTGACCGGCGAGGTGATCCGCTTCGTGCGCGAGTCGTCGCTCGCCAACGAGGCGGACATCACCCTGGTGGAGATCGGCGGCACGGTCGGCGACGAGGAGGTGCGGCCCTACATCTCGGCGATGAGCGAGCTCGCCTACCAGGAGGGCGAGCACAACGTGTTCTTCATCAACCTGGCGTGGATCATCGAGGCCCCTCACCTGAACGAGCAGAAGAGCAAGGCCGCCCAGCACGGCACCCAGATGCTGATGCAGATGGGCATCAAGCCGCACATGCTGGTGTGCCGGTGCGAGAATCCGGTGGAGCGGGCGGTGCTGCGCAAGCTCGCGCAGCGGCTGCGCCTGCCGGAGCGCCACGTGATCGACCTGCACAGCCAGCGGTCGGTGTACCAGGTGCCGGACCACCTGGCGGCGCAGGACGTCGACCGGCTGACCCTGGACTACTTCGGCCTGACGCCGCGGCAACGGCAGGTGCGGTTCAACTTCAGCGCCTACCTGGAGCGCCTGGGCAGCGCCGGCGAGCGCGTGGTGGTGGGCCTGGCCGGCAAGTACATGGGTCCGCGCGACACCTATGCCAGCATCCACAGCGCGCTCGAGCACGCCGGCTGCGCCTGCGGCGTCGAGGTGGAAGTGGTGGATATCCCTACCGACGCCATCGAGCACGCCGGCGGACGCGCCGAGCGGGTGGCCAGCGCCGCCGCCCACCTCGCCGCCATGGACGGCATCATCGTGCCCGGCGGCTTCGGGGCGCGCGGCTGGGAGGGCAAGGTCGCCTGCATTACCCACGCCCGCACCAGCGGGCTGCCGATGCTCGGCATCTGCTACGGGTTCCAGGCGGCGATGGTGGAATACGCCCGCTCCTGCTGCGACATGGCGGACGCCAACACCACCGAGAACGACGCCAACAGCGCCGATCCGGTGGTCTGCCTGCTGCCGGAACAGTACGAGATCGAGGGCATCGGCGGCTCGATGCGGCTCGGGCGGCACGAGGTGGCGCTGCTTGCCGGGTCGCGGGTGGCCGCCCTGTACCGGGGACAGAAGGCGCACGAGCGGTTCCGCCACCGCTACGAGTTCAACCCGCTGTACAAGGATGCGTTCGAAGCAGGCGGCATGGTGTTCTCCGGCTGGGCGCCGGGGCAGCCGATCATCCAGGTCGCCGAGCTGCCCGAACATCCGTTCTTCATCGGGGTGCAGTTCCACCCCGAGTTCAC
- the fba gene encoding fructose-bisphosphate aldolase class II (catalyzes the reversible aldol condensation of dihydroxyacetonephosphate and glyceraldehyde 3-phosphate in the Calvin cycle, glycolysis, and/or gluconeogenesis), with product MPLVPMRILLDHAAENDYGLAAFNVNNMEQIQAIMAAADKTESPVIIQASRGARSYAQEGYLRHLMLAAAELHPRIPIALHQDHGNSPATCRSAIEQGFTSVMMDGSLGEDAATPADYDYNVRVTREVVALAHAKGVTVEGEIGVLGSLETGMGDKEDGHGAEGTLSHDQLLTDPDEAQRFVADTGVDALAVAIGTSHGAYKFSHQPDGEVLAMARIEEIHRRLPDTHLVMHGSSSVPQELQDLVNAYGGSIRQTWGVPVEEIQRGIRHGVRKINVDTDNRLAMTGAVRKVLAESPDGFDPRDYLKAARAAMQDVCEARMTAFGQAGQAAGVPPVTLAQMATRYGS from the coding sequence ATGCCACTTGTGCCAATGCGCATTTTGCTAGACCACGCCGCCGAGAACGACTACGGGCTGGCGGCCTTCAACGTCAACAACATGGAACAGATCCAGGCCATCATGGCCGCCGCCGACAAGACCGAGTCGCCGGTCATCATCCAGGCGTCGCGCGGGGCGCGCAGCTACGCCCAGGAGGGCTATCTGCGCCACCTGATGCTGGCCGCCGCCGAGCTCCATCCGCGCATACCGATTGCCCTGCACCAGGATCACGGCAACAGCCCCGCCACCTGCCGCAGCGCCATCGAGCAGGGCTTCACGTCGGTGATGATGGACGGCTCCCTGGGCGAGGACGCCGCCACGCCCGCCGACTACGACTACAACGTGCGCGTGACGCGCGAGGTGGTCGCGCTGGCGCACGCCAAGGGGGTGACCGTGGAGGGCGAGATCGGCGTGCTCGGCTCGCTGGAGACCGGCATGGGCGACAAGGAGGACGGCCACGGCGCCGAGGGTACGCTTTCGCACGACCAGCTCCTGACCGACCCCGACGAGGCCCAGCGGTTCGTGGCCGACACCGGGGTGGACGCCCTGGCGGTGGCGATCGGCACCAGCCACGGCGCCTACAAGTTCTCCCACCAGCCGGACGGCGAGGTGCTGGCGATGGCGCGCATCGAGGAGATCCACCGCCGCCTGCCCGACACCCACCTGGTGATGCACGGTTCATCTTCGGTGCCGCAGGAGTTGCAGGACCTGGTCAACGCCTACGGCGGCAGCATCCGCCAGACCTGGGGCGTGCCGGTGGAGGAGATCCAGCGCGGCATCCGCCACGGCGTGCGCAAGATCAACGTCGACACCGACAACCGGCTGGCGATGACCGGCGCCGTGCGCAAGGTGCTCGCCGAATCACCTGACGGCTTCGACCCGCGCGACTACCTGAAGGCCGCGCGCGCCGCCATGCAGGACGTGTGCGAGGCCCGCATGACCGCCTTCGGCCAAGCCGGCCAAGCCGCCGGTGTGCCGCCTGTAACCCTGGCTCAGATGGCGACCCGCTACGGCTCGTAG
- the xylA gene encoding xylose isomerase — translation MIVPGITSIGVLVAAPPWTTSLPAVGIKQRSIASPIQFAKPADVRFRASERGDHAAMICLPLFAFAPPAGRGLTTGRLLPYRPRVAMEDYFAGIEPIRYEGPESRNPLSYRYYDPDRVVAGKRMADHFRFAVAYWHTFRGTGVDPFGQQTLVRPWDDPVDSVDNALRRMRVAFDFIARLGVGFYCFHDRDIAPEGASLAESNRNLDQVADLAGKLQADTGIRLLWGTANLFANPRYMNGAATNPDAHVFAYAAAQVKKAMEVTHRLGGANYVFWGGREGYATLLNTDMKREQDHLARFLHMAADYAREIGFDGTLLIEPKPKEPTTHQYDFDAATVLAFLRGYGLDRFKLNVECNHATLAGHTFAHELQTASDAGLLGSIDANTGDELIGWDTDQFNLDPAVTSAAMMIVLRQGGIAPGGFNFDAKLRRESTDIRDMFAAHVGSIDAFARGLLIADRIISDGTLDRWRRERYASYDTGTGARIESGAAGFRDLEQWVLEAGEPPRRSGRQEQFENLVAGFW, via the coding sequence ATGATCGTGCCAGGCATTACTTCGATAGGGGTATTGGTGGCGGCGCCTCCGTGGACCACATCATTGCCGGCGGTCGGGATAAAGCAGCGCTCCATCGCCTCGCCGATCCAGTTCGCCAAGCCCGCGGATGTTCGCTTCCGCGCCAGCGAGCGGGGAGACCATGCTGCAATGATCTGCTTACCGCTGTTCGCGTTCGCACCCCCGGCGGGCCGGGGTTTGACCACCGGGCGCCTGTTGCCGTACCGTCCCCGAGTCGCCATGGAAGACTACTTTGCCGGCATCGAGCCGATCCGCTACGAGGGCCCCGAATCGCGCAATCCGCTGAGTTACCGCTACTACGATCCCGACCGCGTCGTGGCCGGCAAGCGCATGGCGGACCACTTCCGCTTCGCGGTCGCCTACTGGCACACCTTCCGCGGCACCGGCGTCGACCCGTTCGGCCAGCAGACCCTGGTGCGCCCCTGGGACGACCCGGTGGACTCGGTCGACAACGCGCTGCGCCGCATGCGCGTGGCGTTCGACTTCATCGCCCGGCTGGGCGTCGGCTTCTACTGCTTCCACGACCGCGACATCGCCCCCGAGGGCGCCTCCCTGGCGGAGTCCAACCGCAACCTGGACCAGGTGGCCGACCTGGCCGGGAAGCTGCAGGCCGATACCGGCATCCGGCTGCTGTGGGGCACCGCCAACCTGTTCGCCAACCCGCGCTACATGAACGGCGCCGCCACCAACCCCGACGCGCACGTGTTCGCCTACGCGGCGGCGCAGGTCAAGAAGGCGATGGAGGTGACCCACCGCCTCGGCGGAGCCAACTACGTGTTCTGGGGCGGGCGCGAGGGCTATGCCACCCTGCTCAACACCGACATGAAGCGCGAGCAGGACCACCTCGCGCGCTTCCTGCACATGGCCGCCGACTACGCGCGCGAGATCGGCTTCGACGGCACCCTGCTGATCGAGCCGAAGCCGAAGGAGCCCACCACCCACCAGTACGACTTCGACGCCGCCACCGTGCTCGCCTTCCTGCGCGGCTACGGGCTCGACCGGTTCAAGCTCAACGTGGAGTGCAACCACGCCACCCTCGCCGGCCACACCTTCGCCCACGAGCTGCAGACCGCCTCCGACGCCGGCCTGCTCGGCTCCATCGACGCCAACACCGGCGACGAACTGATCGGCTGGGACACCGACCAGTTCAACCTCGACCCGGCGGTGACCAGCGCGGCGATGATGATCGTGCTGCGCCAGGGCGGCATCGCGCCGGGCGGGTTCAACTTCGACGCCAAGCTGCGCCGCGAGTCGACCGACATCCGCGACATGTTCGCCGCCCACGTGGGCAGCATCGACGCGTTCGCCCGCGGCCTGCTGATCGCCGACCGCATCATCAGCGACGGCACCCTCGACCGGTGGCGCCGCGAGCGCTACGCCAGCTACGACACCGGCACCGGGGCCCGGATCGAGAGCGGCGCCGCCGGCTTCCGCGACCTGGAGCAGTGGGTGCTGGAGGCGGGCGAACCGCCGCGGCGGTCGGGCCGCCAGGAACAGTTCGAGAATCTGGTCGCCGGTTTCTGGTAG
- a CDS encoding 1-acyl-sn-glycerol-3-phosphate acyltransferase: MRSNLSQEQVLDLLHHRRSDRYVVNTANTVEVLLFGNCFSGVQVEGLDQVEDLSRSGRTLIFIPNHQSEYDWMLLQTYLAQRYIRTAIQAGENLYVGPVDTFLRKCGAFMTIRDRRSFYARHWLADWTMRALRTRPYVLTKEQYNKLYLAQIKRVLGEGLHLMIFPGYEIDRNTGEAKYGRSYSGKFAELSPYVFLVLNTAIRQMGVDGALYVPVNISYERIPEDIVFRQYQARSRKSKIAKYVYDHYYAFMKMPFARRIRDQRSRVLIRFGEGIPADRHRRARELAAVLHERMGKLMRVYESTLVFASLDDRYKMSRDELDERLVTTLDRIEAHGLDTTPLYDADRRRLPTEDLLARTVKVYNFPDVPIIPSKSYMTLEYDDREVFIHHPHLAAYYGNKLKHILQADAA, encoded by the coding sequence ATGAGATCCAATCTCTCCCAGGAACAGGTGCTCGATCTTCTGCACCACCGGCGCAGCGACCGCTACGTGGTCAACACCGCCAACACGGTGGAGGTGCTGCTGTTCGGCAACTGTTTCAGCGGGGTGCAGGTCGAGGGGCTGGACCAGGTCGAAGACCTGTCGCGCAGCGGGCGTACGCTGATCTTCATTCCCAACCACCAGAGCGAGTACGACTGGATGCTGCTGCAGACCTATCTCGCGCAGCGCTACATCCGCACCGCCATCCAGGCGGGCGAGAACCTGTACGTCGGCCCGGTCGACACGTTCCTGCGCAAGTGCGGCGCGTTCATGACCATCCGCGACCGGCGCTCGTTCTACGCCCGCCACTGGCTCGCCGACTGGACGATGCGCGCCCTGCGGACGCGGCCCTACGTGCTCACCAAGGAGCAGTACAACAAGCTCTACCTGGCGCAGATCAAGCGGGTGCTCGGGGAGGGGCTGCACCTGATGATCTTCCCCGGCTACGAGATCGACCGCAATACCGGCGAGGCGAAGTACGGACGCTCCTACTCGGGCAAGTTCGCCGAGCTGTCCCCGTACGTGTTCCTGGTGCTGAACACGGCGATCCGCCAGATGGGCGTCGACGGGGCGCTGTACGTACCGGTCAACATCTCCTACGAACGCATCCCGGAGGACATCGTGTTCCGCCAGTACCAGGCGCGCTCGCGCAAGAGCAAGATCGCCAAGTACGTCTACGATCACTACTACGCGTTCATGAAGATGCCGTTCGCGCGCCGCATCCGCGATCAGCGCTCGCGGGTGCTGATCCGCTTCGGGGAGGGAATCCCCGCCGACCGCCATCGCCGCGCCCGCGAGCTGGCCGCGGTGTTGCACGAGCGGATGGGCAAGCTGATGCGGGTGTACGAGAGCACGCTGGTGTTCGCCTCCCTCGACGACCGCTACAAGATGAGCCGCGACGAACTGGACGAGCGGCTGGTCACCACCCTCGACCGGATCGAGGCGCACGGGCTGGACACGACGCCGCTGTATGACGCCGACCGCCGCCGACTGCCCACGGAGGACCTGCTCGCGCGCACCGTAAAGGTGTACAATTTCCCCGACGTTCCCATCATCCCGTCCAAGTCCTACATGACGCTCGAATACGACGACCGGGAGGTCTTCATCCACCATCCCCACCTGGCTGCCTACTACGGCAACAAGCTCAAGCACATCCTGCAGGCCGACGCCGCGTGA
- a CDS encoding DUF1828 domain-containing protein produces the protein MDINRIRTSLSGRMAEGFDIYRRREDGYQLVVPICHEDGDMVDVYLQDSPRGEAYIRICDFGMALMRLSYSYDLDTETRRRIFDDILINNRVENDGGNLWLDVPVRRLYEGVMQFAGCVQTVCNMRYWARETG, from the coding sequence ATGGACATCAATAGGATCAGGACCTCGCTCAGCGGCCGTATGGCAGAGGGCTTTGATATCTACCGGCGGCGCGAAGACGGTTACCAACTTGTCGTCCCAATCTGCCATGAGGACGGCGACATGGTGGACGTGTACTTGCAGGACAGCCCTCGTGGCGAGGCATATATACGCATCTGCGACTTCGGTATGGCGCTGATGAGACTTTCCTACTCCTACGATCTGGACACGGAAACCCGGCGGCGTATTTTCGACGACATCCTGATCAATAACCGAGTCGAAAACGACGGAGGCAACCTCTGGCTCGACGTACCGGTCCGAAGACTCTACGAAGGAGTAATGCAGTTTGCGGGTTGCGTCCAGACGGTTTGCAACATGCGCTATTGGGCGAGGGAAACCGGATAG